TTGTTGCCTTCCTGCATGTCCTTGTAGGCCGCGGCGGTGCCGCCGACGTAGATCTTCGAACCCTCCCACGGGGTGTTTTTCATGGCCTCCTTGGCGGCCAGCTTGATCTGGTCGATGAGCTTGATGCCGTCCGGCGTCAGCGGGTCACCTTCGTGGGAGATGATGAACCGCACGGCTTTTCCGTCGGGGGAGATGAAGCTCTTCATGCCGCGTTTGAAGTCGGCGTTGTTGAAGATCTCCGGCGGCAGATAGAACGTGTCGTCGTTCTTGGCGTCGTTGAACGCCTCGCCCATCGCGGTCTGGCCGTCCTGCATCGCGGCCATCTGCTCCTGCAGACCCTTCTGGGTCTGGTGCATCGTGAGCATCATGGTGCGCATCGTGCGCATCGACTCGATCTGCGGCGGCAGCAACGCCACCATCCGCGGCATGAGCGCGTCGAGCCGGTCCATGTCCGGCAGCAGCTCCTGCATGGCCTCGGTCAGGGTGTCCATCCCGTCGAGCGCGTCGAACAGCGAGCGCATCGATTGGCACATCGGGATGTCGTAACAGTGCGGCTCCCAGTACAGGTAGTTGCGCAGCGGACGCAGGAAGTCGTCGAAGTTCGCGATGTTGTCACGCAGTTCTTTGACGTCTTCGACCATGACATGGGTCTTTCCGACCATGCTGTGGGTGGTGGCCGCCATCTCCTGCATCAGCGCGATGGTGCGGTCCATCAACTCGATGGTCCGCTGCATGTCGTCGGCCTGCTTGAGCATGTCGTCGGCGCGGTCGAGCATGTACTTGCGGTTCATGGTCTGCAGGGTCCCGCCCATGCTCAGCTGGGCCGGGATGGTGCTGAACTCCAGCGGCTCACCCTGCGGGCGGGTGATGGCCTGGACGCTGCCGATCCCGGGAACCCGGAACACCGCCTTGGCGATCTTGTCGATCACCAGGAAGTCGGCCGAGTTGCGGATGTCGTGGTCAGTTTCGATGAGCAGCATTTCCGGGTTCATCTTCGCCGGCGAGAAGTGGCGCTCGGCCGCGGCGAACCCCTGCTGTGCGGGCAGGTCGTCCGGCAGGTAGTTGCGGTCGTTGTAGTTGGTCCGGTAACCCGGCAGCGCGAGCAGACCCACCAGTGACAACAGGATCGTCGCCATCAGCACCGCGCCCGGCCAGCGCACCACGAACGCACCGAGGCGTCGCCAACCCCGGATCCGCATGGCCCGTCTGGGTTCGAGGATCTTGCCGAACCGGGTCATCACGGTGATCACGGCCGGGCCGAGCGTCAACGCGGCCACCACCGCGATCGTCATACCGACCGCCATCGGGATGCCCAGCGTCTGGAAGTACGGCAGCCGCGTGAAATGCAGACACAGCGTGGCCCCGGCGATCGTCATACCCGAACCCAGCACCACGTGGGCGGTGCCGCGGAACATCGTGTAATACGCCTGCTCCTTGGATTCGCCGAGGGTGCGGGCCTCCTGGTAGCGCCCGATCAAGAAGATCGCGTAGTCGGTCGACGCCGCGATGGCCAGCGTCACCAACAGCTGGGTCGCGAACGTCGAGAGCCCGATCAGGTCGTGATAGCCCAGGAACGCGACGACGCCGCGCGCCGCCTGCAGGCAGATCACCACCAGGAACAGCGTGATGAGCACCGTGATGACCGAGCGGTACACCAGCAGCAGCATGGTGATGATGACCAGGAAGGTCGCCGCCTCGATGATGCGCACACTGCGGTCACCGGAGATCTGCTGATCGTTGGCCAGCGCCGAGCCGCCGGTGACGTACACCTTGACCCCGGGCGGCGGTTGGAGGCTCTTGACCAGATCCTGCACGGCCTGCACCGACTCGTTGGCCAGCGCCTCGCCCATGTTGCCGGCCAGGAACACCTGGACGTAGGCGGCCTTGCCGTCATTGCTCTGCGCGCCTGCCTCGGTGAGCGGATCACCCCAGAAGTCCTGGACGTGCTCGACGTGCGCGGTGTCGGCCTCGAGCCGGTCGACCATCTCGTTGTAGAAGATGTGCGCGTCGTCGCCGAGTGGTTCGTCGCTTTCCAGCACGATCATGGCCGAGCTGTCGGACTTGAACTCCTCGAAGACCTGGCCGACGCGCTTCATCGCGATCACCGACGGCGCGTAGTCGGGGCTCATCGACACCGACCGCATCTGGCCGACTTCTTCCAGCGACGGCACCGTGGCGCCCAGGACACCGAGCAACGCGATCCAGCCGACGATGATCGGGATGGCGAGCCGACGGATCCAACGAGCTATCCCGGTGTGCTCGCTTTCGCGCGCGGCGGGACTGTCGGTGGATACGGCCATGGAAACCCTTGGTGCTCGGTCTGGAAGTCTCGACGCGGCGGTGCTCGCAACCGCTATCGCCCCACTGTCTTACCAGACGCCGGGCCCGCCGAGGGCCGTCCCTGCGCCTACCCGACCGTCAGAACTGGACCCCTCGGGTCAGCGCACCATCGACCACCAGGTTCGTTCCGGTGATGAAGCTCGCCGCGGGGCTGCTGAGGAAGACGACGGCATTGGCCACCTCACGGGGTGTCGCCATCCGCCCGGTCGGGTTGAGGGCGAGTGCGGCCGCGAACAACTCGGGATCCTCCTTCTCGATCGTCGGCCACACGCCGCCGGGAAAGTAGGTGTTGCCCGGGCTGACCGAGTTGGCGCGCACGCCTTTGGCCGCGAGTTGGTAGGCGAGGCCCTGCGTGTAGTGGATGATCGCGGCCTTGAACGTGCCGTACGGCCCGGCGGCGAAGTCGATCTCGCGGCCCGACACGCTCGAGATCGTCACGATCGATCCCGCATCGCTGTCCAGGAGGTGCGGCAGCGCGGCGTCGACCAGGCCGACGGTGCCCATCATGTCCACTTCGAAACTGGTGCGCCAGTTCTCCTGGCTCTCCGGGATGGCCAGCGCGCTGACATTGGCCACGACGCCGTCGAGGCCGCCCAGCGTCTCGACGCTGCGCGCCACCCAGGCGGCGACCGCGTCGCGGTCACCGACGTCCACCGGCGTGCCCACGACGGTCACCCCGTCGGCGGCGAGTTCGGTTTGCGTCGCGCTGACCGCGTCGGGGGTGCGGGCGCAGAACGCCACCGCGGCGCCCTCGGCCAGCAACCCTTCGACGACGGCGCGGCCGATGCCGCGCGTGCCGCCGGTGACGACGAAACGTTTACCGCTCAAGCCAAGATCCATCGCTGTCCTCTTCGGGTTAGTAGGAGATGGCGCCCAGTGCGCGGCCCGCGCCGCGCAGCTCGGCGTGGATGCCGCCGTAGGCCGGGGCCGCGGGCAGCAGGCGTTTGTCGATCTTCGTCACGGCGCTGTAGTTGACGTCGACGACGTTGGCGATCGGGTTCTGGGCGATCTGCGTCAGCAACTGGTAGGCGTCGTACTTGTCCAGGCCGTACAGCTCGCCGAGCCACCTGATCATCTCGACCTGACTGGCGCGCCACGCCTCCTCAAGCGGGCGGCCCGATCCGATCGCCATCAGATGCGTGTCGGTCTCCAGCCGCGGCCAGGCCGGGCCGCCGCCCTTGACCAGTTCGACGATCGCGGTGACGTTCATCGCGCCCTCGACCGCGGTGCCGCACGCCTCTCCTTCGCCCTGGCGGTAGTGGCCGTCGCCGAGCGAGAACAGCGCGCCCTCGACGTTGACCCGCAGATAACAGGTGGCGCCCGCGGTCATCTCCGGGGTGTCCATGTTGCCGCCGAACGCATCGGGCACCAGCGAGGTGCGGACCTCGCGCCGCGCCGGGGCCACCCCGACGGTGCCGAGCATGGGGTTGGCGGGCAGCGCCACCTCGAAATCGCTGCCGCGCGCGCTGAACCCCACCGTGTGGGTCGCGGGGTCGTATTCGTAGATCCAGGTGCGCTCCGGCAGCGGTTCCTGCAGTGTCGGGCTCACCGGGACGCTGGTCAGCCCGCCGAAGAAGGGGATCAGCGTCGAGGCGCCCCAGGTGCGGGCCGGGGTGAGGTCGACCAGATGCACCGCCAGCGTGTCACCGGGTTCGGCGCCTTCGATCCAGAACGGCCCGGTCTGGGGGTTGAGGTCCTCGGTGTCGAGTGCGGTGCTTGCCACCGAGTCGAGGCTGGTGATGCGCCCGCCGTAGGCGTCCTCGGTCCACAACGTCAGTACCGTGCCGGGCTTGATCCGCATGACGGGGTCGGCTCCGCCGAACGTGTAGTGCAGTTGCTCGACGGTGGGTACGAACGCGATGTGATCCATGCAGACATCCTCGTATGCCGGTGCGAATTGCGCCGCGTGGACGCGAAAGCCGGATCAGCGCCGAGGCATCTCGGCGATCGCGTGGATCACCTCGTCGGTGGACAGGATCGCGCTGGCGTAGTTGGGCAGGTTCACCTCGAGCGCGGCCCGCATCTGCTCGACCGAATAGTCGGCGGTCGCGTCGCGCACCAGCGTCACCTGGTAGCCCAGTTCGGCGCCGTAGCGCACGGTGGCCTCGACGCACGTGTGCGCGATGAGCCCGACGACGATGATCTGGTGGATGCCGTGGCGTTTGAGCAGCAGATCCAGATCGGTGTTGGCGAAGCCGCTGGAGCACCAATGTTCCTGGGCCACAATGTCACCCGGCCGCGGAGCCAGATCGGGGTGGATCTCACCACCCCACGAGCCGTATTCGAACGTCCGGCCTGACCACGCGGCCCGCTGGATCGGCGCGACGTACCGCCAGGTCTCGTAGTCGCCGGGCCGGTAGCGCCGGTGCAGCGCGTAGAACACCGGGATGCCCGACACGCGGGCGACCTCGACCGTCTCGATCATGTGCGGCACACACCCGATGGCCTCGGCGACACCGCGCAGGCGGTCCCACACCTTGCCGCCCTCGGAGATGAAGTCGTTGTACGGGTCGATCACCACCAGGCCGGTTGCCCCGGCGGTGTAAGACACTGCGGCACTCTGATCTGCAGCCATTTGCTCTCCTCACCCGAGGGTAAGCGCTCAGCCGGACGGTGCGCGTCGCATCGCCCCCTTGTCACCGAATCGATACTGGCCCGCGATCGGGTGATCTGAGGCGGTGCGCCGCAACGGGGTTCGTCCCCCGAGCTGGCCCGCGGCTGTTTTGTTATCCAACTACCGCGCCACAACCGGCGCTCCTCGGTAAGGTTGGCTGTGTCTTCACCCCAGCGATTGTGAGGAAACCTGTTGGTTCTCTACGTGTTTCGGTGTGAGTCCGGCTGCGGCACCACCCAGCGGCTGTATTCGATGAGTTCGCGTCCCGACGTGATCGAGTGCCCGGGCTGCAAAGGCGCGGCGCGGCGACTGATCTCGGCTCCCAACATCGGCCGCGGTGGGATCGGCATGGCGTTGCAGGACGCCACCCGGGCCACCGCGGACCGCCCTGCCGTCGTCTCTTCTCCCGCTCCGGGAGCCCGGCGACAGAAACAGAAGGTCACCACCAACCCGCTTCACCAGAAGCTGCCCCGCCCCTGACGGCCTGCGAGAAAGAGAACACATGCCTGACGTCGTATTTCCGCTGGACTCCACCAAGAAGTTCACCGAACAGCAGAAACTGGGTCACAACCGCTGGCATCCCGACATCCCGCCCGCGGTCACGGTCAAGAAGGGCGACTCGTTCCGGGTGCACTGCCGCGAGTGGTTCGACGGCGCCATCCACAACGACGACTCCGCCGACGACATCCTCAACGCGCCGCTGACCACCGTGCACGTGCTGTCCGGTCCGATCGCCGTCGAGGGCGCCAGACCCGGCGATCTGCTGATCGTCGACATCCTCGACGTCGGCCCCATCCCGCAGGAAGACTCCGGGCCGCTGGCCGGCCAGGGCTGGGGCTACACGGGCATCTTCGCGACGCAGAACGGCGGCGGGTTCCTCACCGAACAGTTCCCCGACGCCTACAAGGCGATCTGGGACTTCTCCGGGCAGAAGGCCACGTCGCGGCACATCCCCGGCGTCGAGTTCACCGGCATC
This region of Mycolicibacterium goodii genomic DNA includes:
- a CDS encoding SDR family NAD(P)-dependent oxidoreductase, with amino-acid sequence MDLGLSGKRFVVTGGTRGIGRAVVEGLLAEGAAVAFCARTPDAVSATQTELAADGVTVVGTPVDVGDRDAVAAWVARSVETLGGLDGVVANVSALAIPESQENWRTSFEVDMMGTVGLVDAALPHLLDSDAGSIVTISSVSGREIDFAAGPYGTFKAAIIHYTQGLAYQLAAKGVRANSVSPGNTYFPGGVWPTIEKEDPELFAAALALNPTGRMATPREVANAVVFLSSPAASFITGTNLVVDGALTRGVQF
- a CDS encoding acetamidase/formamidase family protein, which translates into the protein MDHIAFVPTVEQLHYTFGGADPVMRIKPGTVLTLWTEDAYGGRITSLDSVASTALDTEDLNPQTGPFWIEGAEPGDTLAVHLVDLTPARTWGASTLIPFFGGLTSVPVSPTLQEPLPERTWIYEYDPATHTVGFSARGSDFEVALPANPMLGTVGVAPARREVRTSLVPDAFGGNMDTPEMTAGATCYLRVNVEGALFSLGDGHYRQGEGEACGTAVEGAMNVTAIVELVKGGGPAWPRLETDTHLMAIGSGRPLEEAWRASQVEMIRWLGELYGLDKYDAYQLLTQIAQNPIANVVDVNYSAVTKIDKRLLPAAPAYGGIHAELRGAGRALGAISY
- a CDS encoding isochorismatase family cysteine hydrolase; translated protein: MAADQSAAVSYTAGATGLVVIDPYNDFISEGGKVWDRLRGVAEAIGCVPHMIETVEVARVSGIPVFYALHRRYRPGDYETWRYVAPIQRAAWSGRTFEYGSWGGEIHPDLAPRPGDIVAQEHWCSSGFANTDLDLLLKRHGIHQIIVVGLIAHTCVEATVRYGAELGYQVTLVRDATADYSVEQMRAALEVNLPNYASAILSTDEVIHAIAEMPRR
- a CDS encoding RND family transporter, translated to MAVSTDSPAARESEHTGIARWIRRLAIPIIVGWIALLGVLGATVPSLEEVGQMRSVSMSPDYAPSVIAMKRVGQVFEEFKSDSSAMIVLESDEPLGDDAHIFYNEMVDRLEADTAHVEHVQDFWGDPLTEAGAQSNDGKAAYVQVFLAGNMGEALANESVQAVQDLVKSLQPPPGVKVYVTGGSALANDQQISGDRSVRIIEAATFLVIITMLLLVYRSVITVLITLFLVVICLQAARGVVAFLGYHDLIGLSTFATQLLVTLAIAASTDYAIFLIGRYQEARTLGESKEQAYYTMFRGTAHVVLGSGMTIAGATLCLHFTRLPYFQTLGIPMAVGMTIAVVAALTLGPAVITVMTRFGKILEPRRAMRIRGWRRLGAFVVRWPGAVLMATILLSLVGLLALPGYRTNYNDRNYLPDDLPAQQGFAAAERHFSPAKMNPEMLLIETDHDIRNSADFLVIDKIAKAVFRVPGIGSVQAITRPQGEPLEFSTIPAQLSMGGTLQTMNRKYMLDRADDMLKQADDMQRTIELMDRTIALMQEMAATTHSMVGKTHVMVEDVKELRDNIANFDDFLRPLRNYLYWEPHCYDIPMCQSMRSLFDALDGMDTLTEAMQELLPDMDRLDALMPRMVALLPPQIESMRTMRTMMLTMHQTQKGLQEQMAAMQDGQTAMGEAFNDAKNDDTFYLPPEIFNNADFKRGMKSFISPDGKAVRFIISHEGDPLTPDGIKLIDQIKLAAKEAMKNTPWEGSKIYVGGTAAAYKDMQEGNNYDLIIAGISALCLIFIIMLLITRSAVAAAVIVGTVLISLGASFGLSILVWQHILGIDLHFMVMAMAVIVLLAVGADYNLLLVARLKEELPAGINTGIIRAMGGSGSVVTAAGLVFAFTMMSMVVSEMTVVAQVGSTIGMGLLFDTLVIRSFMTPSIAALLGRWFWWPQAVRTRPARGIVAAALAREKASAS